Proteins found in one Ignavibacteriota bacterium genomic segment:
- the dapF gene encoding diaminopimelate epimerase, whose amino-acid sequence MNQHIVEIFFTKMTGAGNDFVMIDNRSEKLSLDWSKAATVLCNRHYGIGADGLIVIERSSNADFRMNYFNADGSYGGMCGNGGRCSAMFMFDSLIKPEVEFEALDYIYSARKSGDNVSLSMKNPTDLQIGKEIEIEGNTVKYHYVNTGSPHVVIYESELPELFQEEIHQKGIERLGRLIRNHQAFQSDGTNVNFVSLLKNYERDSSPAEAGFGMTNQQKQQPIKMRTYERGVEAETLACGTGSVACAVITNVVNGYSSPIQVQTQSNETLIVGFNKDGNRFIDIELTGSAKVVFSGSIKYDSQHHKICS is encoded by the coding sequence ATGAATCAACACATTGTTGAAATATTCTTTACTAAAATGACCGGCGCCGGAAACGACTTCGTTATGATTGATAATCGTAGCGAGAAGTTGTCTTTAGATTGGAGTAAAGCGGCAACAGTCCTTTGCAATCGTCATTATGGAATCGGAGCAGATGGGTTGATTGTCATCGAACGAAGTAGCAATGCCGATTTCCGAATGAATTACTTCAACGCAGACGGAAGTTACGGGGGAATGTGCGGTAACGGAGGAAGATGTTCTGCAATGTTTATGTTTGATTCGCTTATCAAACCGGAAGTTGAGTTTGAGGCATTGGATTATATTTACTCTGCAAGGAAATCGGGGGATAATGTTTCGCTTTCGATGAAAAATCCAACCGACTTGCAGATAGGTAAAGAGATTGAAATTGAAGGTAACACAGTCAAATATCATTATGTTAACACCGGTTCACCTCATGTAGTAATTTATGAAAGCGAATTGCCGGAACTCTTTCAAGAGGAAATTCATCAAAAGGGAATAGAACGGCTCGGAAGATTGATACGGAATCATCAAGCGTTTCAAAGTGATGGGACGAATGTAAATTTTGTAAGTTTATTAAAGAACTATGAAAGAGATTCCTCACCCGCTGAAGCGGGATTCGGAATGACAAATCAACAAAAACAGCAACCAATAAAGATGCGGACATACGAGCGGGGTGTCGAGGCAGAGACATTAGCGTGCGGAACCGGTTCAGTTGCCTGCGCGGTTATTACGAATGTAGTTAATGGTTATTCATCACCGATTCAAGTTCAAACACAAAGCAATGAAACGCTGATTGTTGGATTCAATAAAGATGGTAATCGTTTTATAGATATAGAGTTAACAGGTTCAGCAAAAGTCGTATTCTCCGGTTCAATCAAGTACGATTCACAACATCATAAAATTTGTTCTTAG
- a CDS encoding Rieske (2Fe-2S) protein: MATSTPQKTRRSFLREVLFGWFFLTILPAFYVLAEYIYPRTKNEVTLKDLPIAKLSEVPQNSFKIIRLKKKPIIVMNSEQGQVKAFSLICTHLGCVVEYREEEEKFHCNCHSSVFDKDGKNLSGPAPSPLKPYRVKLTSTDILISEG, translated from the coding sequence ATGGCAACATCAACCCCACAAAAGACGAGGCGAAGTTTCCTGAGAGAAGTTCTCTTTGGCTGGTTCTTCCTGACAATCCTTCCAGCATTTTATGTTCTTGCTGAGTATATCTATCCTCGCACAAAGAATGAGGTAACACTCAAAGATTTACCTATTGCCAAACTCTCTGAAGTTCCTCAAAACTCGTTCAAGATTATCCGGTTGAAGAAAAAGCCTATTATTGTAATGAACTCGGAGCAAGGGCAAGTAAAAGCATTCTCATTGATTTGTACACATCTTGGATGTGTGGTTGAATACCGGGAAGAAGAAGAGAAGTTTCATTGTAATTGCCATAGCAGTGTGTTTGATAAGGATGGAAAAAACCTATCCGGACCGGCGCCAAGTCCGCTAAAACCGTACCGGGTGAAACTAACCTCCACGGATATTTTGATTTCGGAGGGCTGA
- a CDS encoding cytochrome bc complex cytochrome b subunit encodes MQFFSKVQSWVDERMHLNLVLDFLHQKKVPQHKHSFWYLFGGLSLFFFVIQLGTGMLLLMYYSPTPETAHESMTQIMTEVPFGWLIRSMHKWSANLMIASVFVHLFSTMLLRSYRKPRELMWMSGVVQFFLVLGFAFTGSLLPWDTLGYFATQIGTEIPKTIPLVGEIVVKTLRGSDFVDGESLKRMFALHVAILPLATLLVVIFHLVLNQVHGSSTPIGVQPKEKGIPFYPNYIYRDVLSWIAGFFLLFSLVIFFPAELGTKANPFASAPVGIKPEWYFLPLFQTLKFVPSTIFGMNSEVIVNSFVGILSLAVMFLPFIDRKAERNESSKVITFCGVVGILYMVITIILAYTTS; translated from the coding sequence ATGCAGTTCTTTTCGAAAGTACAATCGTGGGTGGATGAACGGATGCATTTGAATCTGGTTCTTGATTTTTTGCATCAGAAGAAAGTTCCTCAGCATAAACATTCGTTCTGGTATTTATTTGGTGGGCTTTCACTCTTTTTCTTTGTGATTCAACTTGGTACGGGAATGTTGTTGCTGATGTATTACAGTCCAACGCCCGAAACGGCGCACGAAAGCATGACCCAAATCATGACGGAAGTACCGTTCGGGTGGTTGATTCGTTCGATGCACAAATGGTCGGCAAACCTGATGATAGCGAGCGTCTTCGTTCATCTCTTTAGCACGATGCTTTTGCGTTCATACCGTAAGCCGCGAGAGTTGATGTGGATGAGCGGAGTCGTGCAATTCTTTCTCGTGCTTGGGTTTGCATTTACCGGTTCACTTCTGCCTTGGGATACGCTTGGGTACTTCGCAACACAAATCGGAACGGAAATTCCGAAAACCATTCCCCTTGTTGGCGAAATAGTAGTCAAGACATTACGGGGAAGCGACTTCGTTGATGGCGAAAGTTTGAAGCGAATGTTTGCTCTGCATGTTGCTATCTTACCGCTTGCAACGCTATTGGTTGTCATTTTCCATCTTGTTTTGAATCAGGTTCACGGTTCAAGCACACCTATTGGAGTTCAACCGAAAGAGAAGGGGATTCCCTTTTACCCGAATTATATCTACCGGGATGTTTTAAGTTGGATTGCAGGATTTTTTCTTTTGTTTTCTTTGGTGATATTTTTCCCCGCAGAGTTAGGAACAAAAGCCAATCCTTTTGCTTCTGCTCCTGTTGGAATTAAACCTGAATGGTATTTTCTCCCGCTTTTTCAAACATTAAAGTTTGTACCGTCAACAATCTTTGGAATGAACAGCGAAGTGATTGTAAATTCATTCGTTGGAATTTTGAGTCTGGCAGTCATGTTTCTCCCGTTCATTGACAGAAAAGCAGAGAGAAACGAATCGAGTAAGGTTATTACGTTTTGTGGGGTTGTGGGAATTTTGTATATGGTTATCACAATCATACTTGCTTACACGACTTCCTAA
- a CDS encoding tryptophanase, translated as MRTIIEPFKIKSVEPIRFTTQEERERILQEAGYNLFLVKAEDVLIDLLTDSGTSAMSAKQWAGIMDGDESYAGARSFYRFEKITKELTGFKYIIPTHQGRAAEKILFTIVGGKGKFIPNNTHFDTTRANIEYSGAEAHDLLIPIGKDPSARADFKGNMDVDALDKFIQEKGKENIPLVMITVTNNAGGGQPVSMENIRATKAVAQKYGIPLFIDACRFAENAYFIKKREKGYQDKSVKEIVQEMFSYADGCTMSAKKDAFVNMGGFLALNDDLIAQNARNILIVTEGFPTYGGLAGRDLEAMAQGLDEILDEHYLQYRLRSVEYLGEKLVQAGVPILEPPGGHAIYLDAKRFLPNIPSEQFPGQAIVAELFKVGGVRSVEIGSVMFGKSEKETGKFIPSQMELVRLAIPRRVYTQSHIDYVVECVIEVCNNRSKLHGYKIVYEAPMLRHFTARFLPY; from the coding sequence ATGCGAACGATAATAGAACCATTTAAAATCAAATCTGTAGAACCAATACGATTTACTACTCAGGAAGAAAGGGAACGGATACTTCAGGAAGCGGGCTATAACCTCTTTCTGGTCAAGGCAGAAGACGTTTTGATTGACCTTCTAACCGACAGCGGAACATCAGCCATGAGCGCCAAACAATGGGCGGGAATTATGGATGGTGATGAATCATACGCCGGAGCGAGAAGTTTCTATCGCTTTGAAAAGATAACAAAGGAACTTACGGGTTTTAAGTACATCATCCCAACCCATCAGGGACGGGCGGCGGAGAAAATTCTTTTCACAATTGTTGGGGGAAAGGGGAAGTTCATTCCTAACAACACCCACTTCGATACTACTCGTGCGAACATCGAATATTCGGGAGCAGAGGCGCACGATTTACTTATTCCCATTGGAAAAGACCCGTCAGCACGTGCGGACTTCAAAGGAAATATGGATGTTGATGCGCTTGATAAGTTCATTCAGGAAAAAGGAAAAGAAAACATTCCGCTTGTGATGATTACGGTGACAAACAACGCAGGCGGGGGGCAACCGGTTTCAATGGAAAACATCAGGGCGACAAAAGCAGTGGCACAGAAGTATGGTATTCCATTGTTTATTGATGCGTGCAGGTTTGCTGAGAACGCATACTTTATCAAGAAAAGAGAGAAGGGATACCAAGACAAATCTGTAAAAGAAATCGTTCAGGAAATGTTCTCGTACGCCGATGGCTGTACGATGAGCGCGAAGAAAGATGCCTTTGTCAACATGGGCGGCTTTCTCGCTTTGAACGATGACCTGATTGCACAAAACGCAAGGAACATACTCATCGTCACTGAAGGATTCCCGACGTATGGTGGTTTAGCTGGTCGGGACTTAGAAGCGATGGCACAAGGACTTGATGAGATTCTTGATGAACATTATTTACAGTATCGTCTTCGTTCGGTCGAGTATCTTGGTGAGAAATTGGTGCAAGCCGGAGTTCCGATTCTTGAACCGCCGGGTGGTCATGCAATTTATCTCGATGCGAAACGATTCCTTCCAAACATTCCGTCTGAACAGTTCCCCGGACAAGCGATTGTTGCAGAACTGTTTAAGGTCGGGGGTGTCCGTTCTGTTGAAATCGGTAGTGTTATGTTCGGGAAATCCGAAAAAGAGACAGGGAAGTTTATTCCTTCACAGATGGAACTAGTAAGGTTGGCAATTCCAAGACGTGTTTATACACAAAGCCATATTGATTATGTTGTCGAATGTGTTATTGAAGTATGTAACAACCGCTCGAAACTTCATGGCTACAAAATCGTTTATGAAGCACCGATGTTAAGACACTTTACTGCTAGATTTTTACCTTATTAA
- a CDS encoding YIP1 family protein, with product MITCPVCNTSNHHLKISCVSCGSYIQQKVDTLDLFGTIWKLIETPKKAFHAIAIATHKNYSLLLGSLSGYAFVALIFWLIKAGDIANHIVELMLAWLAVSPVVGLIIFFLNLFFLRILMRATGNVVSFRNLMGVVSYSFVPLIISAFLILPIEVITFGIFLFTKAPNPFTLLPQSAIFLFSFDAILSLWSFLLYVIGIRTLLDCSLGKALLFSIVAIGLTVITIAGTFIFFTLPQ from the coding sequence ATGATAACTTGCCCTGTCTGTAACACATCAAATCACCATCTGAAAATCTCCTGTGTTTCGTGCGGGAGTTACATTCAACAAAAGGTTGACACGCTTGATCTGTTCGGAACTATCTGGAAATTGATTGAAACCCCGAAAAAAGCATTTCATGCTATTGCCATTGCAACGCACAAAAACTATTCGTTGCTGCTGGGGTCATTATCAGGTTACGCTTTTGTTGCATTAATCTTCTGGCTTATCAAAGCAGGTGATATTGCTAATCATATCGTTGAACTTATGTTAGCATGGCTTGCAGTCAGCCCGGTTGTCGGTTTGATTATTTTCTTTCTCAACCTCTTTTTTCTAAGAATCCTGATGCGCGCAACAGGTAACGTGGTATCTTTTAGAAATTTGATGGGTGTTGTATCGTATTCTTTTGTTCCATTGATAATTTCTGCCTTCCTAATACTCCCGATTGAAGTGATTACGTTCGGAATTTTCCTTTTTACAAAAGCGCCGAATCCGTTTACGTTGTTGCCTCAATCTGCAATCTTTCTTTTTAGTTTCGATGCAATACTCTCGCTGTGGAGTTTTCTTCTTTATGTTATTGGAATTCGGACTCTACTTGATTGTAGCCTTGGTAAAGCCTTATTATTCAGCATTGTAGCAATCGGACTTACTGTTATTACAATTGCCGGAACCTTCATCTTTTTTACACTACCTCAGTAG
- a CDS encoding metallopeptidase family protein — translation MDSDRFHQLVESAYERLPEYFQELITNAIIVVEDYPDDEIVRTMKLGSRKHLLGLYQGVPLTKRNTNYGMTAVIPDKITLFQKNIEAACSSEQEIDSKVTEVLIHEIAHHFGMNEEEVRAAGY, via the coding sequence ATGGATTCAGACAGATTTCATCAACTTGTAGAGAGCGCATACGAGCGTCTCCCTGAATACTTTCAAGAATTAATAACTAATGCTATAATTGTGGTTGAAGACTACCCAGATGATGAAATAGTCAGAACGATGAAACTCGGTTCCCGAAAACATTTATTAGGATTGTACCAAGGTGTACCGTTAACAAAAAGGAATACGAATTATGGAATGACGGCGGTAATTCCTGACAAAATTACGCTTTTTCAAAAGAATATTGAAGCCGCCTGTAGTTCTGAACAGGAAATCGATAGTAAGGTGACTGAGGTCTTAATTCACGAAATTGCTCACCATTTTGGCATGAATGAAGAAGAAGTCAGAGCAGCAGGCTACTAA